TGGCAACTGTGGTGCTAACGGGTGCTTGTCAGTCAAATATTTAGCAAGGGTCTTTTCAGACATGGCAGAAAAAGAAAATACGAAAAGGAATCGCCGCGAGGAAATTTTGCAGGCGCTGGCGCAGATGCTGGAATCCAGCGACGGTAGCCAACGTATCACCACGGCAAAATTAGCTGCGAACGTCGGCGTGTCCGAAGCGGCGCTCTACCGGCATTTCCCCAGTAAAACGCGGATGTTTGATAGCCTGATTGAATTTATTGAGGATAGCCTGACCACCCGCATTAACCTGATTCTGCAAGACGAAAAAGAAACGTTTAATCGTCTTCGTCTGATTTTGCTGCTTATTTTAGGGTTTGCGGAACGAAATCCGGGTCTGACTCGCATCATGACCGGCCATGCGCTGATGTTTGAACAGGATCGCTTGCAGGGGCGGATTAACCAGCTATTTGAGCGTATTGAATCGCAACTGCGTCAGGTGTTGCGCGAGCACAAGCTACGCGATGGCAAAGGTTTCCAGCATGATGAAACGCTGCTAGCCAGCCAACTATTAGCATTTTGCGAAGGGATGTTGTCGCGCTTCATTCGCTCTGAATTCCGCTATCGTCCGACGCAGGAATTCGACACCCGTTGGCCGCTGTTGGCAGCACAGCTGAACTAAACGCCGCTCTTAGAGATTAAAACCCGCCAGATATTCCTGCCGGGTCCGACCGTTGACAAACCTATTTGCCAAACGGAAACGGGGTAACGGAATAGAAGAGTAAAGCGTTTGCGCCAGGGATGGCGCAATCCGAGCTTACAGGGACGTACTTGTAGCGTCTTTACGATCTATCCGTTACTCCCGCTCTACAGGCTTTGTCAGCAACCTCGGGTTCCTGACTCACTACGTTAAATCCCGAACTGCTCACGATAGGCTTTCACCGCATCCAGATGCGCTGCCATTTCTGGTTTTTCCGCTAGATAAGCAATCAAATCCGTTAGCGTAATAATCGAAATCACCGTGCACTGATAGTCGCGTTCCACTTCCTGAATCGCGGACAGTTCGGCGCGGCCGCGTTCCTGACGATCCAGCGCAATCATCACCCCCGCCAACGTCGCGCCGTGCGCACCGATGATCGCCATCGATTCACGAATCGCCGTACCCGCCGTAATCACGTCATCCACCAGCATCACGCGGCCCTGTAACGGGCTACCGACCAGGCTGCCGCCCTCGCCGTGGTCTTTCGCTTCTTTACGGTTGAAACAGTACGGCAGGTCGCGATCGTGGTGTTCTGCCAGCGCCACCGCAGCGGTGGTGGCTATCGGAATGCCTTTGTAAGCCGGTCCGAACAGCAAATCAAACGCTACGCCGGAATCAACCAAGGCTTCCGCATAAAAACGCCCCAGTAAGGCCAGATCGCGCCCGGTATTAAACAGCCCGGCGTTGAAGAAATAGGGACTGATACGCCCGGATTTCAGGGTGAACTCGCCGAACTTCAATACCTGCTTGCTGAGTGCAAACTCAATAAACTGGCGCTGGTAGGCTTTCATTACTGCATCTCCTCGTCTTACGAATTAATCACGTTGTTGAGCAATTTATATATACCCTAAATAATTCGAGTTGCAGGAAGGCGGCGACGCAGTGAGTCCCCAGGAGCTTACACAAGTAAGTGACTGGGGTGAGCGAGGACAAATTGGCTTAGCCAATTTGAACGCCGCTTGCGGCGGCCCGTCAGGGCGAGGCTCAGCGATGAGCCGAGTATTGCCAACGCACATGCAGCTTGAAGTATGACGGGTATAAAAAAGCGACCCATTGGTCGCTTATAAAATCAATCGATTAAGGCCGCTTTCTGCGCCTGAACGATGGTATCAATTCCCCCTCGGGCTAGCGCCAGCAGGGTGAGCAATTCTTCGTGGCTAAACGGCTCGCCTTCGGCCGTCCCTTGCACTTCAATCATGCGGCCGTCTTCGGTCATGACCACA
This genomic interval from Pectobacterium aquaticum contains the following:
- the slmA gene encoding nucleoid occlusion factor SlmA; the encoded protein is MAEKENTKRNRREEILQALAQMLESSDGSQRITTAKLAANVGVSEAALYRHFPSKTRMFDSLIEFIEDSLTTRINLILQDEKETFNRLRLILLLILGFAERNPGLTRIMTGHALMFEQDRLQGRINQLFERIESQLRQVLREHKLRDGKGFQHDETLLASQLLAFCEGMLSRFIRSEFRYRPTQEFDTRWPLLAAQLN
- the pyrE gene encoding orotate phosphoribosyltransferase, with amino-acid sequence MKAYQRQFIEFALSKQVLKFGEFTLKSGRISPYFFNAGLFNTGRDLALLGRFYAEALVDSGVAFDLLFGPAYKGIPIATTAAVALAEHHDRDLPYCFNRKEAKDHGEGGSLVGSPLQGRVMLVDDVITAGTAIRESMAIIGAHGATLAGVMIALDRQERGRAELSAIQEVERDYQCTVISIITLTDLIAYLAEKPEMAAHLDAVKAYREQFGI